One window of the Nocardia huaxiensis genome contains the following:
- a CDS encoding RelA/SpoT family protein, translating into MTQHLEKANAEQSGNGASGASQPTPQPGTPRNNSTAVPTSASRRVRARLARRMTGQRGIAAVKPVLEPLATVHRELYPKANLALLQRAFDVADEKHAHQFRKSGDPYITHPLAVANILAELGMDTTTLVAALLHDTVEDTGYSLEELTNEFGTEVAHLVDGVTKLDKVNLGAAAEAETIRKMIIAMARDPRVLVIKVADRLHNMRTMRFLPPEKQAKKARETLEVIAPLAHRLGMATVKWELEDLAFAILHPKKYDEIVRLVADRAPSRDTYLAKVRAEIVNTLAASRINAIVEGRPKHYWSIYQKMIVKGKDFDDIHDLVGIRILCDEVRDCYAAVGVVHSLWQPMAGRFKDYIAQPRYGVYQSLHTTVVGPDGKPLEVQIRTQDMHRTAEFGIAAHWRYKETKGKHSQDSTEVDDMAWMRQLLDWQREAADPAEFLESLRFDLKSPEIFVFTPKGDVITLPQKSTPVDFAYAVHTEVGHRCIGARVNGRLVALERQLENGEVVEIFTSKAQNAGPSRDWQNFVISPRAKAKIRQWFAKERREEALEAGKDAISKEVRRSGLPLQRLMSVDAMSALAHELHYTDISALYAAVGENQVSAHHVVQRLMAQLGGVSDVENELAERSTPSTLPSRQRSTGDAGVEIPGAPGTVSKLAKCCTPVPGDEIMGFVTRGGAVSVHRTDCTNADSLRAEPERIIEVKWAPSPSSVFLVAIQIEALDRTRLLSDVTKVLADEKVNILSAAVTTSGDRVAISKFTFEMGDPKHLGHLLNVVRNVEGVYDVYRVTSAA; encoded by the coding sequence ATGACTCAGCATTTGGAGAAGGCGAACGCCGAGCAATCGGGCAATGGCGCCTCCGGTGCGTCGCAGCCGACTCCGCAACCCGGCACGCCACGTAACAACTCCACGGCCGTACCCACTTCCGCGTCCCGGCGCGTGCGCGCCCGCCTGGCGCGGCGCATGACCGGGCAGCGCGGCATCGCCGCGGTGAAGCCGGTGCTCGAGCCGCTGGCCACCGTGCATCGTGAGCTGTATCCGAAGGCGAATCTTGCTCTGCTGCAACGGGCTTTCGATGTCGCCGACGAGAAGCACGCGCACCAGTTCCGCAAGTCCGGCGACCCGTACATCACGCATCCGCTGGCCGTGGCGAACATTCTCGCCGAGCTCGGCATGGACACCACCACGCTGGTGGCCGCGCTGCTGCACGACACCGTCGAGGACACCGGCTACTCGCTCGAGGAACTGACCAACGAATTCGGCACCGAGGTCGCCCATCTGGTCGACGGCGTGACCAAACTCGACAAGGTCAACCTCGGCGCGGCCGCCGAGGCCGAGACCATCCGCAAGATGATCATCGCCATGGCGCGTGATCCGCGCGTGCTGGTGATCAAGGTCGCCGACCGGCTGCACAATATGCGCACCATGCGCTTCCTGCCGCCGGAGAAGCAGGCCAAGAAGGCACGCGAAACCCTCGAGGTCATCGCACCCCTGGCGCACCGGCTCGGTATGGCCACCGTCAAATGGGAGCTGGAAGACCTCGCGTTCGCGATCCTGCACCCCAAGAAGTACGACGAGATCGTGCGCCTGGTCGCCGATCGCGCGCCCTCGCGCGACACCTACCTGGCGAAGGTGCGCGCCGAGATCGTCAACACCTTGGCCGCGAGCCGCATCAACGCCATCGTCGAAGGCCGCCCCAAGCACTACTGGTCCATCTACCAGAAGATGATCGTCAAGGGTAAGGACTTCGACGACATCCACGACCTGGTCGGCATCCGCATCCTCTGCGACGAGGTGCGCGACTGCTATGCCGCTGTGGGCGTGGTGCATTCGCTGTGGCAGCCCATGGCCGGACGCTTCAAGGACTACATCGCCCAGCCGCGCTACGGCGTCTACCAGTCCCTGCACACCACGGTCGTCGGCCCCGACGGCAAGCCCCTGGAAGTGCAGATCCGCACCCAGGACATGCACCGCACCGCCGAATTCGGCATCGCCGCGCACTGGCGCTACAAGGAAACCAAGGGCAAGCACTCCCAGGATTCCACCGAAGTCGACGATATGGCCTGGATGCGGCAGCTGCTCGACTGGCAGCGCGAAGCCGCGGACCCGGCCGAGTTCCTGGAATCGCTGCGCTTCGACCTGAAATCGCCGGAGATATTCGTGTTCACCCCCAAGGGTGACGTGATCACGCTCCCGCAGAAGTCCACCCCGGTGGACTTCGCCTATGCCGTGCACACCGAGGTCGGGCATCGCTGCATCGGCGCGCGCGTCAACGGGCGGCTCGTCGCGCTGGAACGGCAGCTGGAGAACGGTGAGGTCGTCGAGATCTTCACCTCGAAGGCGCAGAACGCCGGGCCCTCGCGGGACTGGCAGAACTTCGTCATCTCCCCGCGCGCCAAGGCCAAGATCCGGCAGTGGTTCGCCAAGGAACGCCGCGAAGAGGCCCTCGAGGCGGGCAAGGACGCCATCTCCAAGGAGGTTCGCCGCTCCGGGCTGCCGCTGCAGCGCCTGATGAGCGTGGACGCCATGTCCGCGCTGGCGCACGAGCTGCACTACACCGACATCTCCGCGCTGTACGCGGCCGTCGGCGAGAACCAGGTCTCGGCGCATCACGTCGTGCAGCGCCTCATGGCGCAGCTCGGCGGCGTCAGCGACGTGGAAAACGAACTGGCCGAACGCAGTACACCGTCCACGCTGCCCTCGCGGCAGCGCTCGACCGGTGACGCCGGCGTCGAGATTCCGGGCGCGCCGGGCACGGTGTCGAAGCTGGCCAAATGCTGCACCCCCGTCCCCGGTGACGAGATCATGGGCTTCGTGACCCGCGGCGGCGCGGTGTCGGTGCACCGCACCGACTGCACCAACGCCGATTCGCTGCGCGCGGAGCCCGAACGCATCATCGAGGTCAAGTGGGCGCCGTCGCCGTCGTCGGTGTTCCTGGTCGCCATCCAGATCGAGGCCCTCGACCGCACGCGTCTGCTGTCGGATGTCACCAAGGTCCTCGCCGACGAGAAGGTCAATATCCTCTCGGCGGCGGTCACGACTTCCGGTGACCGCGTTGCCATTTCGAAGTTCACCTTCGAAATGGGCGATCCCAAGCATCTCGGTCACCTGCTCAATGTGGTGCGCAATGTGGAAGGCGTCTACGACGTCTACCGCGTGACCTCCGCGGCCTGA
- a CDS encoding ABC-F family ATP-binding cassette domain-containing protein — protein sequence MSSSLSISDLTFVWPDGTPVFDGLDAVLGRGHIGLVGSNGAGKSTLLRLITGQLSPQRGSITVPGRLGYLRQDLGLTAGQRVDEVLGIADIRKALHRIESGAGTEADFDAVGVRWDVEGQAVALLGKLGLHYLAGDVAQLDRRLDTLSGGETVLLGLVAELLREPDVLLLDEPTNNLDAVARERLYEVVGQFDGTVVTVSHDRELLERVDTIAELRQGEIRLFGGNFTDYERIVEAEQEAARAAVRDARSDVKKQARELVEARIKLDRRQRYGQKMWDQKREPKIVMGERKRQAQVSAGKLRNNHIGKLDDAKDTLTKAEEHLRDDREIRVDLPGTRLYPGQDVIDLDRVVLANGPTVTLKISGPERIALTGRNGAGKTTLLHRICAEQPKVAWRMLPQRLDIFDEELTVFENVAATAPHAVPEQIRAQLARFLFRGSDADVLASALSGGERLRAALAMLLLAEPAPKLLLLDEPTNNLDLPSLRHLTEALASFQGALVVVSHDPRFLDDIGVTRRLELTAAGITDAPAS from the coding sequence ATGTCCAGTTCTCTGTCTATTTCCGATCTCACCTTCGTGTGGCCGGACGGCACCCCTGTTTTCGACGGTCTCGATGCTGTGCTCGGACGCGGTCATATCGGCCTGGTCGGCAGCAATGGCGCGGGGAAATCCACGCTGCTGCGGCTGATCACCGGTCAACTGTCCCCGCAGCGCGGTTCGATCACCGTTCCCGGGCGGCTCGGTTACCTGCGGCAGGACCTCGGTCTGACCGCCGGGCAGCGGGTCGACGAGGTGCTCGGCATCGCCGATATCCGGAAGGCCCTGCACCGCATCGAATCCGGCGCCGGCACCGAGGCCGACTTCGATGCCGTGGGTGTGCGCTGGGATGTCGAAGGGCAGGCGGTGGCGCTGCTGGGCAAGCTCGGATTGCATTACCTGGCAGGTGATGTCGCGCAGCTCGATCGGCGGCTCGACACTCTCTCCGGTGGCGAGACGGTGCTGCTCGGGCTGGTGGCCGAACTATTGCGGGAACCCGATGTACTGCTGCTCGACGAACCGACCAATAATCTCGATGCTGTTGCGCGCGAACGCCTTTACGAGGTCGTCGGGCAGTTCGACGGCACCGTGGTCACCGTCAGCCACGATCGGGAACTGCTGGAGCGCGTCGACACCATCGCCGAACTGCGGCAGGGCGAGATCCGTTTGTTCGGCGGTAATTTCACCGACTACGAGCGGATCGTCGAGGCCGAACAGGAGGCCGCCCGCGCGGCGGTCCGGGATGCCCGCAGCGACGTCAAGAAGCAGGCGCGTGAACTCGTCGAAGCCCGCATCAAACTCGACCGCCGCCAGCGGTACGGGCAGAAGATGTGGGATCAGAAGCGCGAACCCAAGATCGTCATGGGGGAGCGCAAACGCCAGGCCCAGGTATCGGCGGGCAAGCTGCGCAACAATCACATCGGCAAACTCGACGACGCGAAGGACACGCTCACCAAGGCGGAGGAGCACCTGCGTGACGACCGGGAGATCCGTGTCGACCTGCCCGGCACCCGGCTGTATCCGGGACAGGACGTGATCGACCTGGATCGGGTGGTGCTGGCGAACGGGCCGACGGTCACGCTGAAGATCAGCGGCCCCGAGCGCATCGCCCTCACCGGACGCAATGGGGCCGGGAAAACCACACTGCTGCACCGCATCTGCGCGGAGCAGCCGAAGGTGGCCTGGCGCATGCTGCCGCAGCGGCTCGACATCTTCGACGAAGAGCTCACCGTCTTCGAGAATGTCGCCGCGACCGCGCCGCACGCGGTGCCCGAACAGATCCGAGCCCAGTTGGCGCGCTTCCTGTTTCGCGGCAGCGACGCCGACGTGCTCGCGTCGGCGCTGTCGGGCGGGGAACGGCTGCGGGCGGCCCTGGCCATGCTGCTGCTGGCCGAGCCCGCCCCGAAGCTGCTGCTGCTCGACGAGCCCACCAACAACCTGGACCTGCCCAGCCTCCGGCATCTCACCGAGGCGCTGGCGAGTTTCCAGGGCGCGCTGGTGGTGGTCTCGCACGACCCGCGCTTCCTCGACGACATCGGGGTCACACGGCGGCTCGAGCTCACCGCGGCGGGAATCACCGATGCGCCGGCGTCATGA
- a CDS encoding peptidoglycan DD-metalloendopeptidase family protein — MNSKVLVGVGLGLPLALMALVLVIILPATEETCGVGTPAVVSATTGRTEPNCPATGSPAETGLQDGALRALRCVVAQFGMMDMRGVITDDAFPDHRAGRAVEFIVGADQAKGDQIVAYLQENAAAFRIDYLIWKQRSWTPDAAAAIAWTPLEDRGDAARNRTDRVQVTIKEQSGSTTSASPEVSLAAVNEAGRLSGLGRRQYPLAAGTFTVSDVFGSRGGNHLGVDMAASDGTPIYAAADGLVVAAGPASGFGVWVVIDSLDESGRRYSTVYGHMWDSGIFVKTGDIVAMGQHIANVGNNGESSGAHLHFEVVPGGRLTGGSQVDPIAWLGGASLPAPSATYCENGFGTAGGNLASGKVPAELEIWYRRAGSLCPEISASLLAAQGQAESGFRRGLTSPAGAQGLAQFLPTTATASAPDGQPYVIDADGNGTASVWDDGDAIIGQGRYMCTIAATIKGWMQEGKVSGDLTELTIAAYNAGEGAVLASGGMPSQYAAHFSETRPYVARIMAAEASFRSVTSGGRFIPDAAADLGPQIVEAGREWIGTPYAFGGGGTSGPSNGGFDAAGFTTAAVFSASGGTITLPGTAEQQWERGTEVELIKAKAGDLVFGTFGPRGPATVGIYLGNGRMLHAESDRGVAEVPLLNGMKARRIGQ; from the coding sequence GTGAACTCCAAAGTCCTTGTGGGCGTGGGGCTCGGCCTGCCCTTGGCGCTGATGGCACTCGTGCTCGTCATCATCCTGCCCGCCACCGAGGAGACCTGCGGCGTGGGCACTCCGGCGGTGGTGTCGGCGACCACCGGGCGCACCGAACCCAACTGCCCCGCCACGGGATCACCCGCCGAAACCGGGCTGCAGGACGGGGCGCTGCGCGCACTGCGCTGTGTGGTGGCCCAATTCGGGATGATGGACATGCGCGGCGTCATCACCGACGACGCCTTCCCCGATCATCGGGCCGGGCGCGCGGTGGAATTCATCGTGGGCGCCGATCAGGCCAAGGGCGATCAGATCGTCGCGTACCTGCAGGAGAACGCCGCTGCCTTCCGCATCGACTACCTGATCTGGAAGCAGCGCAGCTGGACTCCCGACGCGGCCGCCGCCATCGCGTGGACGCCGCTGGAGGATCGCGGCGACGCGGCGCGCAATCGCACGGATCGGGTGCAGGTCACCATCAAGGAGCAGAGCGGGTCCACCACGTCGGCCTCGCCCGAGGTGTCCCTCGCCGCGGTGAACGAGGCCGGGCGGCTCAGTGGCCTGGGCCGCCGCCAATACCCCTTGGCGGCAGGCACATTCACCGTCTCCGACGTCTTCGGCTCGCGTGGCGGCAATCACCTCGGGGTCGATATGGCCGCCTCCGACGGCACCCCGATCTACGCGGCCGCCGACGGCCTCGTGGTGGCGGCGGGCCCGGCCTCCGGCTTCGGTGTCTGGGTGGTCATCGACTCCCTCGACGAGAGCGGCCGCCGCTACTCCACCGTCTACGGACACATGTGGGACAGCGGCATTTTCGTCAAGACCGGTGACATCGTCGCCATGGGCCAGCACATCGCCAATGTCGGCAACAATGGTGAATCCTCCGGCGCGCACCTGCATTTCGAGGTCGTACCCGGAGGGCGGCTCACCGGCGGCTCGCAGGTCGACCCGATCGCGTGGCTGGGCGGCGCGAGCCTGCCCGCACCCTCGGCGACCTACTGCGAGAACGGATTCGGCACCGCCGGCGGCAATCTCGCCTCCGGCAAGGTGCCCGCCGAACTCGAGATCTGGTACCGGCGCGCCGGCTCGCTGTGCCCCGAGATCAGCGCCTCGCTGCTGGCGGCGCAGGGGCAGGCCGAATCCGGCTTCCGGCGCGGCCTCACCTCCCCGGCCGGTGCGCAGGGCCTGGCCCAGTTCCTGCCCACCACCGCGACCGCCAGCGCACCCGACGGGCAGCCCTATGTCATCGACGCCGACGGCAATGGCACGGCGAGCGTGTGGGACGACGGGGACGCCATCATCGGCCAGGGCCGCTACATGTGCACCATCGCGGCCACGATCAAGGGCTGGATGCAGGAGGGCAAGGTCAGCGGCGATCTCACCGAACTGACCATCGCCGCCTACAACGCCGGTGAGGGCGCGGTACTGGCCTCCGGCGGCATGCCCAGCCAGTACGCCGCCCACTTCAGCGAAACCCGTCCGTACGTGGCGCGCATCATGGCGGCCGAGGCGAGTTTCCGCAGCGTCACCAGCGGCGGCCGGTTCATCCCCGACGCCGCCGCCGACCTGGGCCCCCAGATCGTCGAGGCCGGACGCGAATGGATCGGCACCCCATACGCTTTCGGCGGCGGCGGCACCTCCGGCCCGTCCAACGGCGGCTTCGACGCGGCCGGATTCACCACGGCCGCAGTGTTTTCCGCCAGCGGCGGCACCATCACCCTGCCCGGCACCGCCGAACAGCAGTGGGAGCGCGGCACCGAAGTGGAGCTGATCAAGGCCAAAGCGGGCGATCTGGTGTTCGGCACCTTCGGCCCGCGCGGACCCGCCACCGTCGGCATCTACCTCGGCAACGGCCGCATGCTGCACGCCGAAAGCGACAGGGGCGTGGCCGAAGTGCCGTTGCTCAACGGCATGAAGGCCCGCCGCATCGGCCAGTGA
- a CDS encoding aminoglycoside phosphotransferase family protein: MIDVPAELTRTQIDYNGAAGRAFLDDLPRRAATFLDRWQLTLTGKSMHGVASLVLPVERADGTPAALKLPLLDEESVGEPLALRQWNGDAIVRLLEHDADTGSMLLERLDETRHLSALDDMHAATAILAGILARLTAVAAPAGLRRLGDIAREMLDEVPEALTSPLVDSAARRTILDCAAAVRDVLDQPGDRLLHWDLHFDNILAAAREPWLAIDPKPLAGDPGFDLMPALRNELRGGYDEKEVLYRFDLLTEATGQDRQRAAAWTLGRALQNLLWNIDDEDDELDADQLAIAATLRDNRLR; this comes from the coding sequence GTGATCGATGTTCCCGCGGAACTCACCCGGACCCAGATCGACTACAACGGCGCGGCCGGCCGCGCCTTCCTCGACGACCTGCCCCGTCGTGCGGCCACCTTTCTCGATCGCTGGCAGCTGACGCTCACCGGCAAGTCCATGCACGGCGTGGCCTCGCTGGTGCTGCCCGTCGAGCGCGCCGACGGCACCCCCGCCGCGCTGAAACTGCCACTGCTGGACGAGGAAAGCGTGGGGGAGCCGCTCGCACTGCGGCAGTGGAACGGTGACGCCATCGTGCGGCTGCTCGAACACGACGCGGACACCGGCAGCATGCTGCTCGAGCGCCTCGACGAGACCCGGCACCTGTCCGCCCTCGACGACATGCACGCAGCGACCGCGATTCTCGCCGGAATCCTGGCCCGCCTCACCGCCGTCGCGGCCCCCGCCGGACTGCGCCGGCTCGGCGATATCGCCCGGGAGATGCTCGACGAGGTCCCCGAAGCGCTCACGTCACCCCTGGTGGACAGCGCCGCCCGGCGCACGATTCTCGACTGCGCGGCCGCCGTGCGGGACGTGCTCGACCAGCCGGGCGACCGGCTCCTGCACTGGGACCTGCACTTCGACAACATCCTGGCCGCCGCCCGCGAACCCTGGCTGGCCATCGATCCCAAACCGCTCGCCGGAGATCCCGGATTCGATCTGATGCCCGCCCTGCGCAACGAACTCCGTGGCGGCTACGACGAGAAGGAAGTCCTCTACCGCTTCGACCTGCTCACCGAGGCCACCGGCCAGGACCGGCAGCGCGCCGCCGCCTGGACCCTGGGCCGCGCCTTGCAGAACCTGCTGTGGAACATCGACGACGAGGACGACGAACTGGACGCGGACCAGCTCGCCATTGCCGCCACCCTGCGCGATAACCGCCTGCGCTGA
- a CDS encoding PucR family transcriptional regulator, with amino-acid sequence MDSSVGERDLSFPEFVTARIPDMARQVVADLLRTFPDYDRLPHEGLERDLARRAEDNLRLFVRLVIEGREPRAEDLDGMIEVAVRRAREGIPLDAALAVYHRGALAAWEYIAAAVDTPQRQAELLAAVPQLLRYLGVVIPGVAGSYLRERQDLHWEQREAKRTLAQALLQGKPAELLAERFGLALGGYHVLSLRTADSVESAEAARPALRVIHAEIDALSPSALTLLDRTGGWVLVPITEPAARLDAAVARIAAAGGVRVIAGTATAAVVSEIPARAEEAGEIARLARGLGRPTGVYRMADLALQYQFARPGPARAWLLELLAPLTGHPHLMDALRAYLAHDHNRVAAAESLVVHRNTLNYRLTRIAALTGYDPGRSEHTPLFAAALTAFDLASADL; translated from the coding sequence GTGGATAGTTCAGTGGGGGAGCGGGATCTGTCGTTCCCCGAGTTCGTCACCGCGCGCATTCCGGATATGGCTCGGCAAGTGGTGGCAGATCTGCTGCGCACCTTTCCCGATTACGATCGGCTGCCGCACGAGGGGCTGGAGCGGGATCTGGCGCGGCGGGCGGAGGACAATCTGCGGCTGTTCGTGCGCCTGGTCATCGAGGGGCGGGAACCTCGGGCGGAGGATCTCGACGGGATGATCGAGGTCGCGGTTCGCCGTGCGCGGGAAGGCATTCCGCTGGATGCGGCGCTGGCGGTCTACCATCGTGGCGCGCTGGCGGCGTGGGAGTACATTGCCGCGGCGGTCGATACGCCGCAGCGGCAGGCCGAACTGCTGGCCGCGGTGCCGCAGCTGCTGCGGTATCTGGGGGTGGTGATTCCGGGGGTGGCGGGGTCGTATCTGCGGGAACGGCAGGATCTGCACTGGGAGCAGCGGGAGGCGAAACGCACGCTGGCGCAGGCGCTTCTGCAGGGCAAACCGGCCGAGCTGCTGGCGGAGCGGTTCGGGCTCGCCCTCGGGGGCTATCACGTGCTGTCGCTGCGCACGGCCGACTCCGTCGAATCCGCCGAGGCGGCTCGTCCGGCGCTGCGGGTGATCCATGCCGAGATCGACGCGCTGTCACCGTCCGCGCTGACCCTGCTGGACCGGACCGGAGGCTGGGTGCTGGTGCCGATCACCGAGCCCGCCGCCCGGCTCGATGCCGCCGTCGCGCGCATCGCCGCCGCCGGAGGTGTTCGGGTGATCGCCGGAACGGCCACGGCCGCAGTGGTTTCCGAGATTCCCGCGCGGGCCGAGGAGGCGGGGGAGATCGCGCGGCTGGCGCGTGGCCTGGGTCGTCCGACCGGGGTCTACCGCATGGCGGATCTGGCACTCCAGTATCAGTTCGCCCGGCCCGGCCCGGCGCGCGCCTGGCTGCTGGAGCTGCTCGCCCCGCTCACCGGGCACCCGCATCTGATGGACGCGCTGCGCGCCTATCTCGCGCACGATCACAATCGGGTGGCCGCGGCGGAGTCGCTGGTGGTGCACCGCAATACGCTCAACTATCGGCTCACCCGCATTGCCGCCCTGACCGGATACGATCCCGGCCGGTCCGAGCACACGCCGCTGTTCGCGGCCGCGCTCACCGCGTTCGACCTGGCGTCGGCGGATCTCTGA
- a CDS encoding adenine phosphoribosyltransferase: MSKHEMVETAEIAGERATRAAEAVERLTRWHDDFPTPGVRFADLTPVFADSQGFRAVLDCFAACAPEADLVAGVDARGFLLGAGVAAVLGTGVVAVRKAGKLPPPVISREYTLEYGSAALEIPADGIDLKGRRVLLLDDVLATGGTLAAAAELFHAAGAEVVAAAVVLELSFLNGREKQGDYPLTSVVKL; the protein is encoded by the coding sequence ATGAGCAAGCACGAAATGGTGGAGACCGCCGAGATCGCCGGTGAGCGGGCCACCCGGGCCGCCGAGGCGGTCGAACGGCTGACCCGCTGGCACGACGACTTCCCGACTCCGGGAGTGCGTTTCGCCGATCTGACGCCGGTGTTCGCGGACTCCCAGGGCTTCCGCGCGGTGCTGGACTGCTTCGCCGCCTGCGCTCCCGAAGCCGACCTGGTCGCGGGCGTGGACGCCCGCGGCTTCCTGCTCGGCGCGGGCGTCGCGGCCGTCCTGGGCACCGGCGTGGTCGCGGTGCGCAAGGCGGGCAAGCTCCCGCCCCCGGTCATCTCCCGCGAGTACACCCTCGAATACGGTTCCGCCGCACTGGAAATCCCGGCCGACGGCATCGACCTGAAGGGCCGCAGGGTGCTGCTCCTCGACGATGTGCTCGCCACCGGCGGCACCCTCGCCGCTGCGGCCGAGCTATTCCACGCCGCCGGCGCGGAGGTTGTCGCGGCGGCGGTCGTGCTCGAACTGAGCTTCCTCAACGGCCGGGAAAAGCAGGGCGACTACCCGCTCACCTCGGTCGTCAAGCTCTAG
- a CDS encoding ABC transporter substrate-binding protein, protein MTPRRALARGLAVGVAGVLAAGAVAGCGGKNQVPSIGYGVDAAIASYNGGSTLGASSGAAAVFSRVLTGFFYTGPDGQPIADTDTGTAKEVPGETQTIQYRLNPDGVYSDGTSTSCDDLVLAWAARSGRFTKAGPGGPVPLFDAATTSGYSDIERVDCQPGSKDATVVFRPGRHYSAWKTLFNATELMPAHVVAKQANVSNLVTAVQSGDTGQLERVAEFWNNGFTLAPGKLDLSVLPASGPYKIESFTDKDGLVLVKNDKWWGDPAKTARIVVWPRTSDLKKKVSDGAIGVLDVGAGSLGDVGLGGFSAENLPSRGVEQLILSTGGVFSNTEARRALALCTPRQALFDKLGHPDIDAASGLGSGPLNSRTIQQDSLYYAAATGAADRYKGGDVAAATQALAGSGVQNPTVRIGYLKPDERRAQTIADIAAACKPAGITVVDAGTPDFAPAQLTEGKVDAMLTGTAGMPGPSGSLTGTDATAALKTGQGLNFNRFGNGRYDAIADQLAAEDNSATVLNLLTEQENLLWSEMPSIPLFATPRTIGFGDGMRNGIASPTKAGAGWNMDRWVLER, encoded by the coding sequence ATGACGCCTCGCCGGGCCTTGGCGCGCGGTCTGGCCGTCGGTGTGGCGGGTGTGCTCGCCGCCGGTGCGGTGGCGGGTTGTGGTGGCAAGAACCAGGTGCCGTCCATCGGCTACGGCGTGGACGCCGCCATCGCCAGCTACAACGGCGGCAGCACGCTGGGCGCGAGTTCCGGTGCGGCGGCGGTGTTCTCGCGGGTGCTGACCGGGTTCTTCTACACCGGTCCGGACGGTCAGCCGATCGCCGACACCGATACCGGCACCGCCAAAGAGGTGCCGGGGGAGACCCAGACCATCCAGTACCGGCTCAATCCGGACGGCGTGTACTCCGACGGCACGTCCACGTCCTGTGACGATCTGGTGCTGGCGTGGGCCGCGCGCAGCGGCCGGTTCACCAAAGCCGGTCCGGGCGGCCCGGTTCCGCTGTTCGACGCCGCCACGACCTCCGGGTACAGCGATATCGAGCGGGTGGACTGTCAGCCCGGGTCCAAGGACGCCACCGTGGTGTTCCGGCCGGGCCGGCATTACTCGGCGTGGAAGACGCTGTTCAACGCCACCGAGCTGATGCCCGCCCATGTGGTGGCCAAGCAGGCGAATGTGTCCAACCTGGTCACGGCCGTGCAGTCGGGTGACACCGGGCAGCTCGAGCGCGTGGCCGAGTTCTGGAACAACGGCTTCACTCTCGCGCCCGGCAAGCTGGATCTGTCGGTGCTGCCCGCCTCGGGGCCGTACAAGATCGAATCCTTCACCGACAAGGACGGCCTGGTCCTGGTGAAGAACGACAAGTGGTGGGGCGATCCCGCCAAGACCGCGCGAATCGTGGTGTGGCCCAGGACATCCGACCTGAAGAAGAAGGTGTCCGACGGCGCGATCGGCGTCCTCGACGTGGGCGCGGGCTCGCTCGGTGATGTGGGGCTGGGCGGCTTCTCCGCCGAGAACCTGCCCAGTCGCGGTGTGGAACAGCTGATCCTGAGCACCGGCGGCGTCTTCAGCAATACCGAGGCCCGCCGCGCGCTGGCGCTGTGCACGCCACGGCAGGCGCTGTTCGACAAACTCGGCCACCCGGACATCGACGCCGCCTCCGGGCTCGGCTCCGGGCCGTTGAATTCCCGCACCATCCAACAGGATTCGCTGTACTACGCGGCGGCCACCGGCGCGGCCGACCGCTACAAGGGCGGTGATGTCGCCGCCGCCACCCAGGCGCTGGCCGGCTCGGGCGTGCAGAATCCGACGGTGCGCATCGGCTACCTGAAGCCCGACGAGCGCCGCGCCCAGACGATCGCCGACATCGCGGCGGCCTGCAAGCCCGCCGGTATCACCGTGGTCGACGCGGGCACGCCGGACTTCGCTCCCGCGCAGCTGACCGAGGGCAAGGTGGACGCCATGCTGACCGGCACCGCCGGCATGCCCGGCCCGTCCGGCTCGCTCACCGGCACCGACGCGACCGCGGCGCTGAAGACCGGTCAGGGCCTGAATTTCAACCGGTTCGGCAATGGCCGCTACGATGCCATCGCGGATCAGCTTGCGGCGGAGGACAACTCGGCCACGGTGCTGAACCTGCTGACCGAGCAGGAGAACCTGCTGTGGAGCGAGATGCCGTCCATCCCGCTGTTCGCCACCCCGCGCACCATCGGGTTCGGCGACGGCATGAGGAACGGCATCGCCAGCCCCACCAAGGCGGGCGCGGGCTGGAATATGGATCGCTGGGTGCTCGAGCGGTGA